TCTATTCTAGTTGTTATTTTGGGGGGGTATTTTGTTATAGCCaatgcattttcttttatttagtaaaaatgggAATTTCTTTTATTGAATAGACTAAAAACATGCCAAAATATTGAGAGATGAACACGGAAATTCATTAGCTGTTaaattttctaattttttttaaattatacatttccATGCTCACAGGATCAATGAACCACATAAACAAGGCCCATTTCTGCaatcaactatatatatatatatatatatatatatatatatatatatatataacacatttttgtttacatatttaaattttgGCACTTATTTGGGTGCAATGATAAttgattttaaaacatttgaGAGGTGTTTggcctctgcactggtgcacatATTACGTTTTATGATGCTGCAGAATTGTGTATGATAAGCTGTTAGGTGATGAGTTGGAACAAATTGACCTGTATGTGTGTGGCAAAGAACATCAGCACAGACCAATATGTCATGTCATGAAAACCACAACGCAGTTGTTCCATTGTTACGTTCCTCCTGTTTTTACTCAACATGGTTCGTTATGCATCACATATTTCATTGTCTCTTCATATtattgaatctgaattaattaaaataatgggGATTTTTAAAAAAGTGGTTTTTGAGTGAATTTTGTGATTTTGATTGTTTCTTGTTTTATACAGCATTGTGAGCTTGATGGTTAGATGGGAAGATCCACCAGGCTGTTTTAAGCCTGGGTTACAAAATCAGTGGAAGCTCATGTCTGATATCTCCACACCACAGGTCTATGTGCTATAGTTGTACCCATAAGTCTGTAATCAGCTTAGTGTGCAACTCTACACAGATGCTTATTAACTGTTCTGTCAACTTGCTCAACAGGAATTGCAGTCAGATTGAACTGTGGTAAGTGATGGTTATGTAAGCGGTTTGATTGAAATGTGTGATGAGATAAAAGCTACAGTCTATAATGGTTTGGCaagattaggtcaaaaatgatttgacacatttcttgaaagtaaaaaacaaaacaaaaaaaaaggtaaacCAGACCCAAAAGGTTTCATTTGGCCAGTGATAATATGGGCTATAAAGCTAGGTTTGCCAACTTTTACGCAACGTGAATATGGATCGCTTGAGTATTTTCAGCTATTTAATGGGGGGTGGGGGCTATTAGTTTTTAATATACATTAGTTTGTCATAAGCACTTCACAAaaaagtttgaagtaaatttatTTGGAGAGGAAACCATGGATTGGACATGACTAGACGAAAAGCATATTTCCAGTCGTTAAAACCTAGTTCAGAACCACAGGAAATCAGAAATGGACACTTTGCCATACtattaatgatttttatttaatttttttcattgggACTTGTACTCCTAGGAAACCACTCCTAGTGAATTGatggtatacagtatatttaatatatacttaTTTAATATAGGTTTGGTTTGTAGGCTCTCAGACTATgtcttttgtatttgttttttcacaacaaaagTCTCTAGTTGCAAAGTGGTCTGAAAACCCAGGCATGAATTCAGGGGGTATTTGCTCAGTGATGCACCTAGATTTATCATGGGCTAGCTTTTGATCTGCATCCACCAACAGCTCTCTACCAGCCCAGCCCTCAGTCTCCTCAAATAACAAGTGATAAAACTGCTTAGAGGAATCTGTCTTCTACCCCTTTCTCACTTGGCCCCAGGCCCCTACACTACAGCACTTAGTGGGGACTCTTAAGTGGTATCAGGGGTGTGCTGTTTGGACAGTAACCCAAGCCAGTACAAACACAAACCAAATATATCCACAGGACAGCACTCTGCTGTTAGTAAGTGCGTATCTGGGTGAAGACTGGCACTAGAGAAGTAGAGTAGAAGCAATCAGATGACTATGAAGTAAGAAAGTTCCTGATTTTTGTTATATAGACTGAAGGGGATAAACAAAGGAGTCTGGGATGAACTTTGCTCTGGGCTTCAAATCAGCGATGGGAGACTCTAGTTCAATGGAGAACCTAGAAAAGCAGCTCATCTGCCCCATCTGTCTGGAGATATTTACCAAGCCTATGGTCATCTTACCCTGCCAGCACAACCTCTGCAGCAAGTGTGCCAATTATGTTTTTCAGGTAATTCCTATTGGTTCATTATATTACAGGACTTGATTACAGGGTAGTGTCCTATTTGCCCAAACTAGGTTTGCATCAATCTGTAGTATTCGGAAGCATCAAAGGTATTGGTACAGTAACTACAACTTTGTGAACTGTGAATTTGACCTTTAAATCTGAAGTGTGCAATTATTTCTGTTAAAATAGGTTCTCCTTTTTTATATGCGATATGTCGCAATAAATATTTCCACTtctataaatcaatatttttatgattacttCTTATccatttaagtttactatcacagtacatctatttctttgtttattatatgACAGATGAGTGTCATATTCATACAATAattactatatcatgttgattttctgcacAATGGTGGTGAATTTTCAGAAATCATTGTGCATGTacacacatattatacatgctatttgttactcaaggtgaaTGCATGAATTTATATAACATTTatctgatactacactcaaagcactttaacatagtgaacaggggactctcaaccaccaccagtgtgcagcatccacctggatgatgcaacagcagccatagtgcacaaGTACACTAATCACACACCAGCTATCgtaggagagtagagtgatagtgccaattcatggatggggattattaggtgGCCATAATTGATAAagaccaatggggggaatttggccaggacaccagggtacaCCCCCACTCTTTACAAGaggtgccctgggatttttagtaaccacagagagtcaggatctcagtttaacatctcatccgaaggacagtgtccccatcactatactagggcattaggacccacacgcTGAGCACCCTGTGCTTGCCTCACTAACACCTcctccagcagcaaccttagttttcccctggtggtctcccatccaggtactgaccaggctcaaacctgcttagcttcagtgggtaacctgTCTaaagctacagggtgatatggctgctgactaggtgctgttgttgtttcattgattgacttgttttacatttgacattgctatttgacaaagaagcaacatggaagtaaactatagcaagtgcaacacatgaacagtatgatatgactattgtcatttgggtgtgctgctgaaattctgtaagttgtATGTCTATTTAGTCTCAATAAGTACCtggaaaaaaatacatatgtgtgtAACTTATGTGATCAGTGTAGCTCATTATGCATTTGACTGCATGTTAagtctcataaaatttcagcGTGAAAGTAATGAATTCCATTCTATCATTTGTTGTATCATCTCTTAGGATATATGAAAAATAGAATgcaaaaatagaacagaatatactctattttattatgttattattgtCTTGAAAAGGCTTTGAAATGTTTAcaatatctgggcattttgtagatccatttgtgatagatatcaGTGCTGGGTCGCTAAAAACCGAGGTATGTATTTTGGCAAAATGCTcttgcatttaagggttaaaggagcaatatgtaacattgatatCAAGCGTTTATAATGGGTACTGCAGCCCAATttaaaaatattggagagagttgtctcccctgccccctcctccccagactcaaagctcacaCGGGTTGCTAGGTTGAGGACACacaacaggaatgagcaaactgacaatggcaagcgacgagccttacactgtaagttgatcagctaatgtatctgtttgcaatgtttttattgtttgcaaattataaaccagctcatgtggatctTTTAAATCTCTGTCAATGtcagctagatgtattgctggcttccatggctgcagcatgctgTGTTTGCAAGCACACTaatttgtttcaaatctggcaacccggggtgtccaaatactattgggaaatgggcagtgggcaggatcatacaggccaaaacacatttcaaagtagaatatactggctgtagtattgttttcggagaagccagtatttcaacttggcatgtttcctaaatctctgataacatattatgataattttatgatttagtacagtaaatatatgacatattgcacctttaaaggaatgttccattgATAGTGGTCAAAcaatatgggtttttaatggctgatgctgaAACTGATATCTAAAGAGCAGACTGGCCAATGGCTGATAAAATTTTGCTATattcataatacaatttaatgatatcAAATAAGATGtgcacaaaattgctgaatttaaacaaacatgtattttatactttatttaaaattcacacacacacacaaaaaaatgaataGTTTGTGGAATGACTACTGTATATCGTCCAGATGGCATAGTTATCGGCAAATGCTGATCATTTTAGAAAAGATAGATAAATAATTGTCTGTGGCTTACATTCCTTTAAAGATCATTTGATGCACATAATATGGCAATGTAGAAACACAAAATGTAGTCCATATATTCAGAAATTACATTGACTTGTACAATTGCAGATTGCTTAATTAACCTTTGTGCTGCATCCCCTTGTTTTCTTTCATTGGTTCAGACCTCCAACCCCCTTTGGCAAAACCGGGGCTCTACCTCTGTGTCTACAGGGGGGCGTTTCCGTTGCCCATCCTGTCGTCATGAGGTGCTATTAGACAGGCATGGTGTATATGGCCAACAGAGGAACCTATTGGTGGAGAATATCATTGATATCTACAAATCAGAGTTTACCAGGTCAGTATAGTAGGAAGTATCTCAGAAGCACTGGCTTTATCTGGATTTGATCCACAAACCAATATCAAGCATTTCTCTTCTGAAAGTGCACTGATATGAATGAAATCTATTTGTAGTACATACTTCAAAGGCATCTCTTCTGAATAGAGATCCAGCAATGCCCTGAGTAAGCCCTTAAGCCATGTGTAAGTGACACAAATCTGTGATTTGCCCGCATGTGGGAGATTTTATGCCACGTCATGTAACTCAGAGATATGGGGCCTGAGGCTCTTGTGAGTGCTGCCATCCTTTGccaaaaacactaaatataaCTAGGACGCATTATCCCTGTGGCAATAAACTATGTCATGAGACCTGTGAAAAATAAGCATAATTGGGTGTATTAGACATATACTTTCAGGCCGTTTGCAACAAATGGCAAGGAGCTTATTATGAATAATTTAACACTATTAGCATCTTTGACTTAGAGAAGGTCACCTGAAtgtaaaattaaaggaatattctgggttcaacacaagtgaagctcaaatgacagcatttgtggcataatgttgattaccacaaaaatatattttgacttgcccctccttttctttaaaaaaaaggaaatatcttacaatggaagtgaatggaggcctaTATTTGAAcggtaaaatactcactttttcaagtatagccacaagatgtaaacaatatgcatgtaaacatgattttagtgtgctaaaatcacttactaaccttttctgtgtaaagttatagccaattttacagcttcgttgccatgacaatgtaatgtcaacaaaacctaaaatgactgtaaaaattacaatttatacaactttacagctcaaattatacatgttttaacagaagaattaatgtaagtgcttttataaaattataagcttcacatttctgccttgaaatcctccaaaaaattggccccattcacttccattgtaagtgcctcactgaaacctgattttttgcttattttaagtagtcgaaattcatttttgtggtaatcaacattatgccacaaatgctgtcgattgagcttaacttgcattgaacttggaatattcctttaatttcaggGACACAAGTTGAGGTAATATGATTGAAAGGGTATTCTTTTTAGTTTATCTGATCaaacatatatattattttaaaagattcagTGATAAATGTGGATAAAAAAAAACTGGCTTTGAAACATTCAtatgaaaaaaatctaaaaatgaaaatatttatttctgaCTGAATATTGTTtgactttaaaatacatccaattTCAGAAGTAAAAGTGTGTTGCAAATGCTATTTCACGTTGActcattgaggtatttaaagaaGATTTCAAGGATGTCTCAGTTTTCTGACATTGTAATAAAAACATATCCTGTATTTTGAGTTTATGAAAAAATGGTCAATAGTAACAAGACCAATGTAAAAGCTACATTAAGTAACCAGTATTAATACATTTAGTCTTTTCTAACCTGTTATTATCAACCATGCCATCATGACATAATTTCTTATACCTGTCCTTTCAAGAGACATCCTCTGGATGGCAGTCTTTCATAAAGATAGTGTGTGATTTGAACAGGCCATTTGCCAAGACCCTGAAACATACATCCCATCTCTCACCAATTGACAAGACAGATTAAGACATAGATCAAGACCGATGCTTGTTGAAAATGTCTATGTTGACTAACGTCTCATTTTAGGAAAGAATATCGAATATCATATTAGTTGGAAATGCCTTAAGCTTCAAAATTTCACATCAGCACCCATTACGGTTAATCATCCTAGGGGATGTGATATTTTACCTTTGATGTCCCAAAAAAGGATGCTTGTAGTATGTAGTTTATCATTACATACGCATCTAAAAGTCCACTTTAGGTCTGTGAACTGCAGTGAGTCCATTGAGTCCCATTGCGTCCAATCAGTTGTGTCCAGATTAAAGTTTGGAAGATGAATGCATATGCATATGTTACCATTGCCCTCTCAGTATAACATATGGGAATAGTTCCTCTGTTTAACAGCACCTTGTCATTTCTGTGTTTCCATAGGCCACTTCTGCCCAAAACAGAGCAAAAACAGCTGATGTGTGACCAGCATGAAGAGGAGAAGATCAACATCTACTGCCTCACTTGTCAAACGCCCCACTGCAAGTCATCTACCTGAGACAGAAGGTAGATGACATGGATTCTGTGTAATATAATGGAAACATAAAGTAGTTTCGTTGATCCaagattttttattaattgtttatggtgtTGATGAGGCATGCATTACTATTACTTTTGCTCATGCTTAGGATTTGTGGTTTGTTCCAAATCATTAACCCTAAAGTGTTAAACATGGTGCATAAATTCTTCTATGGGCATGAATAATGCCTCAAATTGTGCTACTTATTGAGGAGAggtatgctattacttttctgagAGATCAGACTAGCAATTTTCACCTGGCGAATGATATAATAGGCCCAAAGACTTACAGCACATTGACGGAAGGATTTGTTTAATATCTGATTTGAATTAGACTCCAAGACTACAGGGAAAAAATCCTCAAATTTACATTAAGACAATTAATGACCCATTAAAAAGACATtgtattttatagattttttttagagTAGCACTGTGTTTGTTATACTTTGTTACAGTAATGACTTCAGCAGAAAAAACAGACTGTTCTGGGACTGTGAGTGAGTGTGGTGTCACACTGTGAACTAGACAGATGTGTGTATAGCACACTGCCCAGCAGGTTTCAGACACTACAAGGGGCTTGATCTCACCTAACTGCTCTAGCATCAGCACCCACCCACATGCAAACACACGCACTTACACCACCAACCCGGCCTCCTGCCTCAACCAACTGCTGCCTTATCTAGACTGGCCTCACTGCAGTGGTTATCAATTTAACTTATTTTACTGTTGTATCCACCTAGAAAAACCCGGCCTCCTGCCTCAACCAACAGCTGTCTCCTATGATATTCTCTCTGAGTAAATTCtttgttttatcatctgccaggcaaGAACTTTAGGTCcagttgcttagaaaagtaatagcacacttctTCTCAACAAACCACACAAATTAATGTATGTATAGGGCACAAATgtaatatttggtcctaaatgtaataaaagcactaaatataataacttatagtcctaaatgtattaaaagacCTGAATGTAATAATGCATGTAATGTAATaatgcactgtaaaccctaatgttgtcactACTGGAAAAAGCAAGttatcttaattaaacattacttggaATGTCAGGTTTTGGGTTCATAACTTAAATTTCTTGAacttacttatttttttaaatctttagacttaagattttgttttgttatattaatATCTCAAACTATtcagtacaaaattgaggctatggggaatacacacaaattgaattatttaattatgtttccttggtcaaagggaaaatatgggggcatttaaatggTAGAATGAATAGATATCATAGTTTTAGCTCTTTGTAGTACTATTTATGTTGTGTTggtgcaaatagttgttttgtgtgatgtcaccattggGGTGATCTATGTCCCTTTGGTAAAATTGGACCCTCTACTGGAactctatttcagttcaccttgtACATGTGCAACTAACATACAgggatatactgtatgcatttctGAGGAGAAATACGTTTATGTAATGTTTGCCcaagaatcagttataatcttcattatttaagctgATATtgcactgacatttttttttaccttaaggTAACAGTTGTAGGTTACCACTTCTTGCAGTATGACCTAAATTTTAGTCCATGCAATTAAAAGTTGAAACAAAAACATCTCCTTGCATCTAgataccttaacttaaatagatAAGTTCATTCTTAATTACAaaagttttggagacaccattactcagtttttatatatatatatatatatttatgcatttggcagacgcttttatccaaagcgaattacagtgctcttattacagggacagtccccctggagcaacgtgccttgctcaaggacacaatggtggtggctgtgggaattaaaccaacaaccttttgcttaccagttcagtgcttagTCCACTACGCTACCCACCACTCCAATTCAATTAAGGGAACTAGTTTACTCAATGAACTGCATAGAGTCAACTTCTTAGGGATTTCAGtgtgtaataaaggccctaaatgtaatacttTTTGGTCCTAAATATAacaaaggccctaaatgtaatcaTTTTTGGACAAATTTTATTGATAATCTCAAAAAATGCATTCTTGACCTACATGATATTGAGTTCTTGGCCTACTGCACTTCTTGTGGCATAGCTAATAATGAAGGTCTTCGTACCAGGGTGTAACTGGCCCAGAGAAATGACTCATTCCTCCCTGTTGTGTTTGAGTCATAGCAGCTTCTTCAGCTCTTTACTTTTTTGTCTCTCAGTTTTGATCTTGGTAAGTGCTTGTTCTCAGCACTCTCACTCTCTTCAGCAGATACCAGATGAACAATGACTAAACCTACCAGCCTttcccaataaaaaaacatgtgtATTGTGGACACCATATGGCCGTCTGTTATTTGTGATGTTCTTACACTGAAGGTCAATTTTTCACTACAGGAAATAGTCTATTGTCATGTCTGCCTCTAAGAGAAAGAGTCTCCTTGATATAGAGGTACCAGGATAATGTAATGGTTGATTCCCAAATGCAACAATGGCAAGCTGGCACCCAAAGGGCCATACTTTCAGCCAGGTGGCAATGATGACATTTTACCTCCTTTAGTCATGGTCCACTATAAACAGTGAATCACTCATTTCAAATGCAAATCAGCGAAGTTTGATAAGTCATGATGGGTAACATTCTTACAATCTCGGCTTTTAGTTCACATGCTGTTCTCTTGTCGTAAGTGTGAGTATCACAACTAATAAAGCCAAGTCTGACATGGCTTTCTTGTGAAAGATGACACTTTGTAGCGCAATGgtcatttatttttcttccttTTATTATTAAGACCTGTCACAATTGATTAAATTCTGCTCTGTTTTGTTTAGACAGAGCTAAGTGATGCCATTTCCATCTTGGTGGCCGGAAATGACCGAATACAGGCACTGGTCTCACAGATGGAGGATATTTGTAGGACCGTCAAGGTGAGAATGGCAAAGTAATGTGATGATAAAACACAGCAATTACACCATTGTTTGTCAGGGGTGACAAATGCTtgtgtttaaaggtgaagtgagtaATTTCTGCTTCACTAGCACCAAATGGAAAAAACTGTtattatttgcaaaaataataattatttttaaacacgtTTCCCCGAATTctgattttatggggtctttaacatGGAAAAATAGCATACTTCACTTTTAACTTGCATTTAATTCAGACTGAAACAATCACTGACAATCGTTTGCAGGAGAATAGTAGGCGTCAGATGCAGCACATCTATGCAAAGTTTGATGAACTTTATGGCATCTTGGAAGAGCATAAAAGAGAACTAATAGAGAGCATCGGCCGTGAACAGGACCAAAAATTGGGCCACGCCTACTCCCTCATTTGTCGCCACGGAGACCACTTGGAGATGTCTGTCAAACTGGTGGAGACAGCCATCCAGTCCATGGAGGAACCTCAGATAGCTGTGTTCCTGCAGGTACATCTTAGACTAAATAGAATCTGCACacataatcaaataataaaaatcagaGAAAGATAGATAGGTAAagtaagacaaactttgatgttggcttgacatagccttatctgaaagtttaaacaagttttaaaagtttgaagatTGTAAGTTCTAcacacattacagtaagacaatcCGCCAGCTAGCTATCAAGCTAGATAGCCAGACGGATCATCACATAGAATCAGATAAACCATCAtatagggagagagaaagagagagagcaaaggcCTTCTGTCggttgtttacatttgaattttttcacAGTTGGTGTTTGAATTAATAAGCATTCCTTTGGCCTGTTTAAACATTTCggcaatgtaagtctatgggatttttctaaTTTTTGATCATCTGCTGTGTGAAAACCATAAGTCCTGTCAGTTAGACAAGACAAAGCAGGTCTGTACCAGGTTTGGTGGATATAGCTCGAAAGCTCTAGGTGGAGTTAGTGTCAGAAGTGTTGGTCTTGGTTTAgcgataaaaaaaactaaaaaaactaaatcacATTTGTAGAATAACAGAATAACAGCttcgtcaagccaacataatgagtCTTAATAATGTTTCAGTCCCCAAGGGATATCTTCAGTGCttccaggcttcttaactagcttaacctgATAAGATTTTTCATGGTCCACCAACTTGACCAGCACCATACAGCTTGGAAATTAACGCTGGTCTGAGATGGTTTTTCAGTTgggtacatttttat
The nucleotide sequence above comes from Myxocyprinus asiaticus isolate MX2 ecotype Aquarium Trade chromosome 25, UBuf_Myxa_2, whole genome shotgun sequence. Encoded proteins:
- the LOC127415598 gene encoding tripartite motif-containing protein 54-like — protein: MNFALGFKSAMGDSSSMENLEKQLICPICLEIFTKPMVILPCQHNLCSKCANYVFQTSNPLWQNRGSTSVSTGGRFRCPSCRHEVLLDRHGVYGQQRNLLVENIIDIYKSEFTRPLLPKTEQKQLMCDQHEEEKINIYCLTCQTPHFLILTELSDAISILVAGNDRIQALVSQMEDICRTVKENSRRQMQHIYAKFDELYGILEEHKRELIESIGREQDQKLGHAYSLICRHGDHLEMSVKLVETAIQSMEEPQIAVFLQDHRHCQGLQH